CATATACAATAATGGAACAGCAATTTTCCACCACCACtgaatatacatatttaaataaaactaaaagttATGTAATTTACATAGCTCAAGGTAAACCAACAGCCATGGGAAGAGTTTGAATAAACAGTTTGTTAACTCAGATTCATATTACCAACGGTATTTACGCCAGACTTGACTCCCAATCCCTTTTAAAAGCATTAACctgtcaaacatttattttgccgTGGAAATATTGTAAAGATGCTTTGCTTAAATATAGCGTAAACAGCAGTTCCTCTCCATTTCAGAAGTCTGCATCCAGAGTGAATTCACAGTCTTTCATGCTGGACATCACCCCGAATCTCTGATACTCTCCAACTCGTTTCTCAAAGAAGTTGGTTTTCCCCTCCAGTGAAATGGACTCCATGAAGTCAAATGGGTTTTCAGCTTGGTACACCTTTGTTTgaaaggagatgaaaaaggaTTACCCCAATTTCACAGTAGTACagacagcagagaagaaaaatacaattcgTTTTTCAATTGAATTTCTTCTCTCAAATTGTGTACagcatttgtcttcattttataGTGATACAAAAATAAGATAACCTTTGCTATTCCGAGGTCAGCGAACAGCCGGTCAGCCACAAACTCAATGTACTGCTTCATCAGACAACAGTTGATTCCTATGAGATCCACTGGCAAGGCCTCTGTTAAAAACTCCTGccaaaaccaacaacattttatCAACCGTTCTGGTATGGGTTATTTAAAGATTCTGGTGTATTGCAATGAGAGTTGATACAAACAAAGTAAAGCATAAACCAACTAAGCAGCAATatgctaattaaaaaaaagaagtctagTAAAGCATATCCCTCCAAAGTTAGCTTACCTGCTCAATGCTAACGGCTTTAGTGATGATGTCCTTCACCCGGTCCTCTGATGGCTTATTCACCAGGTGGCTGTACAGCAGGCAGGCAAAGTTACAGTGCAGGCCCTAAGAAACACATCAACatgtgtcggagataatatcAAAACAGAGGAGATCATTCAGTGACTGCACTGTGTTGATTTGCAAGCTGTGACCATATTTGCTAACCTAACTTACCATGTAGCACTATAAATATGCAGACAATTTCTCAGCAGCAAAGTGTGAATGGAAGGACTGGAAGATGCACTCGGTTTAAATAGCCTAAAATTACTTGCACATCCCAACCCCGACATAGGTGTCTTAAACAAAGTCGTCCCAACATAATAGCTACCTCTGTGTTATGGAAGAGTGATACATTTCAAAACTCGTGTGGTTTATTATCCAATGTGATGCAGGGTATCTTGGAAAACTTAAACGCCCTAAGTCCTCGTCCTCGATTTGCAGGCTGCTGTAATATATTACAGATACTGTCCAAATTGTTGCTCCTTCTGACAGATTCAAgtatgcatgtgttttttgtgtgaatttatCCCACCTCATCTCTGCTAATCAGCTCGTTGGAGTAGGTTAGGCCAGGCATTAATCCTCTCTTCTTGAGCCAATAGATCGAAGCGAAAGAGCCAGAGAAGAAGATTCCCTCCACTGCTGCAAAAGCCACAATTCGCTCCGCTGAGGGGAAAAAGGGTCAAAACTGCCATTAAGAACAGCTAATGTAAGGCTACTTATTAGGGAAGGCTTTCTTATTTGAATATtatcaaaatgttgttttctttgttatatTTCTGTACACATTACATTGTTAATTGGCACAGGGGgattggtttatttttattcaaatgctGGTTTTTAGTAGTTGCTAATATCTTGCTTACCAAATGTGGATTTGCTGTCATTTATCCACTTGAGGGCCCAGTCTGCTTTTCGTCTCACACAAGGCATCGTCTGTATGGCGTTAAATAAGTAATCCCTgaaacacacatcaacacaaaaTGACCTTCTTTAGCTATAGACATAAAGCACCAGCACAACAAATATAGTTGACTAACTAGGAAAATGAATGACTcttgcctttttgttttggttaTGCATtggctcaacaaaaaaaagacactgggGGACACTACCATCTAATCATTGCCTTGGAGCATCACAAGGTAGGAATTGAACaacgagagaagaaaaacataccTCTCTTTCAGATCCCTGATATAAGTATTGATGAGCATGCTGTACATCTCTGAATGGACGGTCTCTATGAGGATCTGAAAGCTGTAGAAAGAGCGAGCTTCGGGGATCTGAACCTCCTGGCAGAACCTCTGCACCTGTAAGgcgagacagaaacacaaaataaaaccttaTACCCTGCACACTAATCCATCAAGCAATCCCCCAATTTGAATCCATTAGGGCCTCCGGGTAAGTTTATTAAGAAGCTTCCCATCTCATTTACCACAATCTACACAACATTTGCTACAGCGGAGGGAAATCTCTCACCAGGTTCTCATTGACGATGCCATCACTTGCAGCGAAGAAGGCTAGGATGTGGGAGATGAAGTGTTTCTCCTCATGCTTCATGCGGTCCCAGTGTGGCAGGTCTTTGGATAGATCAACCTGAAAGACAACAAGCAGCAGTCCCAAAGATTCACTAGCGATAACAGGCGAATGAAACAAGGTAAACAGTAAATAGAGCGGaacccacctcctccaccgtcCAGAAGGAGGCCTGTGCCTGCTTGTACATCTTCCAGATGTCGGGGTACTGGATGGGGAAGACGACGAACCGTCTGGGGTTCTCTCGGAGCAGaggttcctcctctttctccgaACCATTCCGGCAGTCTGGATCTTTGTCTTTGAAGTCCTTCTGCAAGGAGCCGTAACCGGAGGTAACGTTTAACGTAGGTTCACCTCGCATTAACGGCATCACGGAT
This genomic interval from Pungitius pungitius chromosome 17, fPunPun2.1, whole genome shotgun sequence contains the following:
- the rrm2b gene encoding ribonucleoside-diphosphate reductase subunit M2 B isoform X2 — protein: MTPTGNKTSPRRMDVVNLDSPSDNLQESKDFKDKDPDCRNGSEKEEEPLLRENPRRFVVFPIQYPDIWKMYKQAQASFWTVEEVDLSKDLPHWDRMKHEEKHFISHILAFFAASDGIVNENLVQRFCQEVQIPEARSFYSFQILIETVHSEMYSMLINTYIRDLKERDYLFNAIQTMPCVRRKADWALKWINDSKSTFAERIVAFAAVEGIFFSGSFASIYWLKKRGLMPGLTYSNELISRDEGLHCNFACLLYSHLVNKPSEDRVKDIITKAVSIEQEFLTEALPVDLIGINCCLMKQYIEFVADRLFADLGIAKVYQAENPFDFMESISLEGKTNFFEKRVGEYQRFGVMSSMKDCEFTLDADF
- the rrm2b gene encoding ribonucleoside-diphosphate reductase subunit M2 B isoform X1 gives rise to the protein MTPTGNKTSPRRMDVVNLDSPSDNLQESLVRTRSGNCIKPTSVMPLMRGEPTLNVTSGYGSLQKDFKDKDPDCRNGSEKEEEPLLRENPRRFVVFPIQYPDIWKMYKQAQASFWTVEEVDLSKDLPHWDRMKHEEKHFISHILAFFAASDGIVNENLVQRFCQEVQIPEARSFYSFQILIETVHSEMYSMLINTYIRDLKERDYLFNAIQTMPCVRRKADWALKWINDSKSTFAERIVAFAAVEGIFFSGSFASIYWLKKRGLMPGLTYSNELISRDEGLHCNFACLLYSHLVNKPSEDRVKDIITKAVSIEQEFLTEALPVDLIGINCCLMKQYIEFVADRLFADLGIAKVYQAENPFDFMESISLEGKTNFFEKRVGEYQRFGVMSSMKDCEFTLDADF